From one Leptospira licerasiae serovar Varillal str. VAR 010 genomic stretch:
- a CDS encoding ABC transporter ATP-binding protein, which translates to MSNPTNKITIRNLTKSYINGKQNFPVLKGINIDVPDTFLTLMGPSGSGKSTFLNILSGIDQADSGEVWIGGKNLSNFTEQELTEYRRNETGIIFQFFHLLPYLNALENVALPLYISGLGKSKAREIAKEALEKVDLTHRTKHKPDELSGGEQQRVAIARALAKRPSIVLADEPTGNLDTYHAHKILELLLELQEKEKFSLFIVTHDKEIGEKGKVRLKMKDGLILPEQNPALDLV; encoded by the coding sequence ATGTCGAATCCGACAAACAAGATCACCATCCGAAATCTAACCAAGTCCTATATAAACGGAAAACAAAACTTCCCTGTCCTGAAAGGGATCAACATAGATGTTCCGGATACATTTTTAACTTTGATGGGCCCATCGGGTTCGGGTAAATCCACATTTTTGAATATTCTCTCCGGGATTGACCAAGCTGATTCCGGAGAAGTTTGGATCGGCGGAAAAAATCTAAGCAATTTTACGGAACAGGAACTCACAGAATACCGCAGGAATGAGACCGGGATCATATTCCAATTTTTTCACCTTCTTCCTTACTTAAACGCTTTAGAGAATGTAGCTTTACCTTTATACATCTCCGGTTTGGGAAAATCAAAAGCAAGAGAGATCGCAAAAGAAGCATTGGAAAAGGTGGATCTAACCCATCGCACCAAACATAAACCGGACGAACTTTCCGGTGGAGAACAACAGAGGGTTGCGATTGCAAGAGCGCTTGCAAAACGTCCGAGTATCGTTTTGGCGGATGAACCTACCGGAAATTTAGATACATATCACGCTCATAAAATTTTAGAACTTCTATTAGAATTGCAAGAAAAGGAAAAGTTTTCCCTATTCATCGTAACTCATGACAAGGAGATCGGAGAAAAAGGAAAGGTCCGACTCAAGATGAAGGACGGACTCATCTTACCGGAACAAAACCCTGCCCTGGATCTTGTATGA
- the pyrE gene encoding orotate phosphoribosyltransferase, giving the protein MREELFQLIQTHAYRFREEPFTLASGRKSRHYFNCKEITLHPQRLELLCKYIVEKHLPESGLDNEEAFGGLTMGADPICFGIALEYRKQSKNVFPLIVRKQAKEHGTKNLVEGGVNAVKSCVVVDDVITTGGSTLQAIKSLRDAGLEVRACICILDREEGGRKAIEEEGIKVFPLFKKSEFGSLD; this is encoded by the coding sequence TTGAGGGAAGAATTGTTTCAACTCATTCAAACCCACGCCTATCGTTTCCGAGAAGAACCGTTTACTCTGGCTAGTGGTAGAAAATCCAGGCATTATTTTAATTGTAAGGAAATCACTCTCCATCCTCAAAGATTGGAATTACTTTGTAAGTATATTGTGGAAAAACATCTCCCGGAATCCGGTCTGGATAATGAAGAAGCCTTTGGCGGTCTCACAATGGGAGCAGATCCGATCTGTTTCGGAATCGCTTTGGAATATCGTAAACAATCCAAGAATGTGTTTCCGCTTATCGTTCGAAAACAAGCCAAAGAACACGGTACCAAAAACCTGGTAGAAGGCGGAGTGAACGCGGTCAAATCCTGTGTGGTTGTGGATGACGTGATCACTACCGGAGGTTCTACTTTGCAAGCAATCAAAAGTTTGAGGGATGCCGGACTGGAAGTGAGAGCTTGTATCTGCATTTTGGACAGAGAGGAAGGCGGAAGAAAAGCGATAGAAGAAGAAGGGATCAAAGTTTTCCCTTTATTTAAAAAATCCGAATTCGGAAGTTTAGATTAA
- a CDS encoding FtsX-like permease family protein encodes MNLYLLFLYEYFKTHLPRFIFALLGISLGVGLFLSTTSNANKAEKSLIDFSMGYLKGDFNLKISSNRPGQSLDWQILSQIHSHHDLKNISAIRPRIQQEGISSDNLRVLYMGMDLTKEHLGIPLKEDIGSETSGPLEKTYVSKSLAEKFKGAPFSLLLNGKNWEFKNYVPVDMEGGFLIIEDISLIQEKLGDIQGADYLLLKSSDTDLSRIKENLQRILGSNVKIETSEEIQEKSANALRSFQLNLLIISFISLLIAFFMVSNTMTGLYLSRERELGILRTLGLDVRSSIFLFLSQSVLLGSIGTVLGIVFGIFFSGLDFFRPESGLVDKNILSTYSSISLSDLGLAGGLGILGSVISSVYPAIRAGKVPPLSILRDSQKDKRQIPNSRLAIYGGIIFFSSLGISNIPSPWKLPLPGLLGVGGVTIGITFAFPYLLSLFSSGVSKILDRSDKSFPFFRIGLEELKENPGRNTLTAATVMLAVSLVLCLTILTDSYKKSLNDWVDSEYPSDFTIINDRFFHSGIHGGVPKDLPEKIRELGVSSYLDGFLVNTSFETDKGNFIIHAYDFSVYQDKPERIENEVKEETDILISSNMAHLKKLKVGDVLVSQTPFGKKDFRIKGIKEHFFSEKGTVMMDIRSYEKNFEVKTINSIKLFLKKEYSGSSGMEYSKKKILDFLNSDPKYKDLILLDSTQLREIYLYEINKVFRVLDSLKATAILISVISLLSSLVHTLYDKRRILGLLKYLGASQDQLGTILKTESVYLTGFGAFFGIISSLIMSPIILYVVNKNAFGWTLTFSFLPETPIFILIFAPILGWVSAVYPLRLLRKMSFQLSPE; translated from the coding sequence ATGAATTTATACCTCTTATTTTTGTACGAATATTTTAAGACTCATCTTCCTAGATTTATATTCGCACTTTTAGGAATTTCTTTGGGGGTGGGCCTATTCTTATCCACTACGAGCAATGCAAACAAAGCGGAAAAATCTCTGATCGATTTTTCCATGGGATACTTAAAAGGAGATTTTAATTTAAAAATTTCCTCAAATAGGCCAGGCCAAAGTTTGGATTGGCAAATCCTTTCTCAGATACATTCTCATCATGATCTCAAAAATATTTCAGCAATCAGACCTAGAATACAACAAGAAGGAATTTCATCGGATAATCTGAGAGTTCTATATATGGGAATGGATCTTACCAAAGAACATTTGGGAATTCCTTTAAAGGAAGATATCGGTTCAGAAACTTCCGGTCCATTAGAAAAAACGTATGTATCCAAGTCTTTAGCGGAGAAATTTAAAGGCGCCCCCTTTAGCCTATTGTTAAACGGAAAAAACTGGGAGTTTAAAAATTACGTTCCGGTGGATATGGAAGGCGGTTTTCTGATCATTGAAGATATTTCCCTGATCCAAGAAAAGCTCGGAGATATCCAAGGCGCGGATTATCTTCTTTTAAAATCTTCCGATACGGACCTTTCACGTATAAAAGAAAACTTGCAGCGGATCTTAGGATCGAATGTCAAAATAGAAACTTCAGAAGAGATCCAAGAAAAATCCGCGAATGCACTTCGTTCTTTTCAATTAAATCTACTTATCATTTCTTTTATCTCGCTATTGATCGCATTCTTCATGGTATCGAACACCATGACCGGTTTGTATTTGAGCAGAGAAAGAGAACTAGGGATCTTAAGGACATTAGGATTGGACGTTAGATCCTCTATTTTTCTTTTTTTAAGCCAGTCGGTCTTACTAGGAAGTATAGGAACCGTTTTAGGGATCGTATTTGGGATATTTTTCTCCGGTTTGGATTTTTTCCGTCCCGAATCAGGGCTTGTAGATAAAAATATATTATCCACTTACAGTTCTATTTCTCTTTCCGATTTGGGTCTTGCTGGGGGGCTCGGGATCTTGGGTTCGGTCATTTCCTCCGTGTATCCTGCGATCCGAGCCGGGAAGGTCCCTCCCCTTTCTATCTTAAGAGATTCTCAGAAAGATAAAAGGCAGATCCCAAATTCCAGACTGGCAATTTACGGTGGAATCATATTTTTTTCTTCTTTAGGGATCTCTAATATTCCTTCTCCTTGGAAACTCCCTCTGCCCGGTTTGCTGGGAGTGGGAGGTGTTACTATCGGGATCACATTCGCTTTTCCTTATCTTCTTTCCTTATTCAGTTCCGGTGTTTCCAAAATTCTGGACAGAAGCGACAAAAGTTTTCCTTTTTTCAGGATCGGCCTGGAAGAATTAAAAGAAAATCCGGGAAGGAATACTTTGACTGCGGCAACAGTGATGCTTGCGGTTTCTTTAGTCTTATGCCTGACCATTCTTACCGACAGTTATAAAAAATCACTGAATGATTGGGTAGATTCGGAATATCCTTCGGACTTTACGATCATCAACGATCGATTCTTTCATTCAGGTATCCATGGAGGAGTCCCCAAAGATCTTCCCGAAAAGATCAGAGAGTTGGGAGTAAGCTCATATTTGGACGGATTTTTGGTAAATACTTCGTTTGAAACCGACAAAGGGAACTTTATCATTCACGCTTACGATTTTTCCGTTTATCAGGATAAACCGGAAAGAATAGAGAACGAAGTAAAAGAAGAAACGGATATTTTAATTTCTTCGAACATGGCGCATTTAAAAAAGCTGAAAGTGGGAGATGTGTTGGTTTCCCAAACCCCTTTCGGTAAAAAAGATTTTCGCATTAAAGGTATTAAGGAGCATTTTTTCTCGGAAAAAGGAACTGTGATGATGGATATCCGTTCCTATGAGAAAAACTTCGAAGTTAAGACTATTAACTCTATTAAACTTTTCTTAAAAAAGGAATATTCAGGCTCTTCAGGCATGGAATATTCCAAAAAGAAAATTTTGGATTTTCTGAATTCAGATCCCAAATACAAAGATTTGATCTTGCTTGATTCAACACAACTCAGGGAAATTTATCTTTACGAGATCAATAAGGTATTCAGAGTTTTGGATTCCCTGAAAGCGACCGCCATTCTGATATCCGTCATTTCCCTCCTTTCTTCTCTGGTCCATACATTATACGATAAACGTAGGATCTTAGGTCTTCTCAAATATTTAGGAGCATCTCAGGATCAGCTTGGGACTATCCTCAAAACAGAGTCGGTTTATTTGACAGGATTCGGTGCGTTCTTCGGGATCATCTCTTCCCTGATCATGTCCCCCATCATCCTTTATGTGGTTAATAAGAACGCCTTCGGTTGGACCTTAACCTTCTCATTTTTACCGGAAACCCCGATATTTATCCTGATTTTTGCGCCTATCTTAGGTTGGGTTTCCGCCGTTTATCCTTTACGTTTATTGAGAAAAATGAGCTTCCAGCTCAGTCCTGAATAA
- a CDS encoding SpoIID/LytB domain-containing protein has product MKRLSIIILSLLILAVWGCNTVIIRPWNSPNALKTSEKIRVFLGKAESDLMIKADGVIFVYDVNDLLIKRAYDAVSLDAKKLKAPIRFVADNPGLEYKGRKFRGEILLQPDKNGNVLLINRVPLEEYLYSVVPSEVPAGWPTEALKAQAICSRTYAIREILNKKDTAYDVESTVNSQAYSGMAKENPRTTQAVRDTEGVLAVYEDDPIHMFFHSNSGGRTETPDQVWGGKRLPYLESVPSRFDEAGDNFVWKEILNQDKMDQTLSSLGVGSIQSVQVLSRTPSGRVDLLEVIGKQGTSKIKGKEFRNLLGTSVKSLRFGIKRESEGFLIKGMGAGHGVGLSQWGSFGMAKQNFTYAEIIRHYYQGIEFARITR; this is encoded by the coding sequence ATGAAACGACTTTCTATCATTATTCTATCACTCTTAATTTTGGCGGTCTGGGGCTGTAATACCGTCATTATTCGTCCTTGGAATTCTCCGAACGCTCTCAAAACTTCCGAAAAGATCCGAGTCTTTTTAGGAAAGGCTGAATCCGATCTGATGATCAAAGCGGATGGTGTGATTTTCGTATATGATGTGAACGATCTTCTGATCAAACGTGCTTACGATGCGGTTTCTTTGGACGCTAAAAAATTAAAAGCACCGATCCGCTTCGTTGCAGACAATCCCGGTTTGGAATATAAGGGAAGAAAGTTTAGAGGAGAAATTTTACTCCAACCTGATAAGAATGGTAACGTTCTACTCATCAACAGAGTTCCCTTAGAAGAATATTTGTATTCAGTCGTTCCTTCCGAAGTTCCAGCAGGCTGGCCTACCGAAGCATTAAAAGCGCAAGCGATCTGTTCCAGGACTTATGCGATCAGAGAGATCCTGAATAAAAAAGATACTGCTTACGATGTGGAATCCACTGTGAATTCACAAGCCTACTCCGGTATGGCGAAAGAGAATCCGAGAACCACTCAAGCCGTTCGAGATACCGAAGGCGTTCTTGCAGTTTATGAAGACGATCCTATCCATATGTTCTTTCATTCCAATAGTGGAGGAAGAACAGAAACTCCAGACCAAGTTTGGGGAGGCAAAAGACTTCCGTACTTAGAATCTGTTCCGTCTAGATTTGATGAAGCAGGCGATAATTTCGTTTGGAAAGAAATTTTAAACCAAGATAAAATGGACCAAACTCTTTCTTCCTTAGGCGTTGGTTCTATCCAATCTGTCCAAGTTCTTTCCAGAACTCCTTCCGGTAGAGTGGATCTTTTGGAAGTGATCGGTAAACAAGGCACTTCTAAAATTAAAGGTAAAGAATTCCGCAACTTACTCGGAACTTCAGTCAAGTCTCTTCGTTTCGGTATCAAAAGAGAAAGTGAAGGATTTCTGATCAAGGGGATGGGTGCTGGCCATGGCGTGGGCCTAAGCCAATGGGGAAGTTTTGGCATGGCGAAACAGAATTTTACGTACGCGGAAATCATTCGTCATTATTACCAAGGGATTGAATTCGCGAGAATTACTAGGTAA
- a CDS encoding circularly permuted type 2 ATP-grasp protein produces MNQRTSQAANLLSGYKPAPGVYDELCLPDGKSREKYEFLLRTLNHLGGAELRRRKEDSLRILKESGVTYNVYGDERERAWGLDLFPLLMDSKEWDEIERGLSQRSELLNEILKDVYGPKRSLYEKKIPHEVLFQSGGFLRACAPVYDFTNFRLAFLATDISRDSQGNFYVIGDRVQAPSGSGYALENRIVLSRIFPSLYRDSQVHRVALYFRALRKTLNSFSSNKDREPLTILLTPGPGNETYFEHAYLAGYLGYILAQAEDLTVRDNKVFLKTIEGLQQVDVIFRRVDDWYMDPLELKGDSLLGVPGILGAVRAGNVTVANPIGSGFLENRAIHPYLSNLCKFYLGEDLILPNVPTLWMGDENSRKEVFSNPHKYTIKPAIRSPLDSSVFLSTLKEKEMFDLRTRVETRPERYVAQEILPGSTSPIFSGDSEELLIGKSVLRTFTCLSENGYTCMPGGLVRVSPKADELIITNQTGAISKDLWILASEEKKEFSLLPGQIGRIPIKRKGSGIPSRVADNMFWMGRYAERAENMSRLLRETVHKILEAEESYEKDQFSILLSVLDQLSGYSMGFFETNGMDSLDSVREKIFQLATSPYSSGSIRHDLNFFVGTTKAVRDRISDDTRYLISRLESEAPGNSSYDEVLEYLQKLVNLFASLSGLANESMSRETGYFFLDMGKRLERAQFLARLILATIERSSIYNKSMFESLLNVNDIRITYRRRYKYRIEAESVVDILIFDESNPRSLAFQLERLRENTLFSSSGKEEEISEEIQRLTDVLVRFGEEDAKRIFEYADPAGGLRRWLEDILAQLKSVSDAVATKYFRYVENQVRLGGPYG; encoded by the coding sequence ATGAATCAGAGAACTTCCCAAGCAGCAAATCTTCTCTCCGGATATAAACCTGCTCCCGGAGTCTATGACGAGCTATGCCTGCCCGACGGAAAGTCCAGGGAAAAATACGAATTTTTACTTCGCACTTTAAATCATCTGGGCGGAGCGGAATTAAGAAGACGCAAAGAAGACAGCCTCCGTATCCTAAAGGAAAGCGGAGTAACGTATAATGTTTATGGGGACGAGAGAGAAAGAGCCTGGGGACTGGATCTTTTTCCTCTTCTCATGGACAGCAAAGAATGGGACGAGATCGAAAGAGGTCTTTCCCAAAGATCCGAACTACTTAACGAAATTCTAAAAGACGTTTACGGTCCTAAAAGGTCCTTATACGAAAAAAAGATCCCGCACGAGGTTCTATTCCAATCAGGCGGTTTTTTAAGAGCCTGTGCCCCTGTTTATGATTTTACAAATTTCCGTCTGGCGTTCTTAGCAACCGATATTAGCAGGGATAGCCAAGGGAATTTTTATGTGATAGGAGATCGAGTCCAGGCCCCTTCCGGCTCCGGATATGCTTTAGAAAATCGGATCGTTCTTTCTCGTATTTTCCCATCTCTTTACAGAGACTCACAAGTACATAGAGTCGCGTTATATTTCAGAGCATTACGAAAAACATTAAATTCATTTTCTTCCAATAAAGATAGGGAACCTCTTACTATTCTTCTGACTCCTGGACCCGGAAACGAAACCTATTTCGAACACGCATATCTTGCCGGTTACCTGGGATATATTTTGGCCCAAGCGGAAGACCTAACGGTTAGAGATAATAAGGTCTTTCTCAAAACTATAGAAGGTCTACAACAAGTGGATGTGATTTTTCGTCGAGTGGACGATTGGTACATGGACCCTCTTGAGTTAAAAGGAGATTCTCTTTTAGGAGTTCCCGGCATCTTGGGCGCGGTGAGGGCAGGGAATGTCACTGTGGCTAACCCTATCGGTTCTGGATTTTTAGAGAATCGAGCAATTCATCCATATCTTTCTAATTTATGTAAATTTTATTTGGGCGAGGATCTGATCCTGCCGAATGTTCCTACTCTTTGGATGGGAGATGAAAATTCCCGTAAGGAAGTTTTCTCCAATCCCCATAAATATACGATCAAGCCTGCAATTCGTTCTCCTTTAGATTCTTCCGTATTCCTTTCTACCTTGAAAGAAAAGGAAATGTTCGATTTGAGAACTAGGGTGGAAACAAGGCCGGAACGTTATGTGGCACAGGAAATACTTCCAGGTTCTACTTCTCCTATTTTTTCGGGGGACTCGGAAGAACTTTTGATCGGTAAATCCGTCTTACGCACTTTTACCTGTCTTTCTGAGAACGGATATACATGTATGCCCGGCGGACTAGTCCGGGTCTCTCCTAAAGCGGACGAACTGATCATTACCAACCAAACGGGAGCTATATCCAAGGATCTTTGGATACTCGCTTCGGAAGAGAAGAAAGAGTTCAGTCTTCTTCCCGGACAGATCGGAAGGATCCCAATCAAAAGGAAGGGTTCCGGGATCCCGAGTAGGGTCGCCGACAATATGTTCTGGATGGGACGTTATGCGGAACGTGCAGAGAATATGTCCAGACTTCTCAGAGAGACAGTGCATAAGATCTTAGAAGCGGAGGAATCCTATGAAAAGGATCAGTTCTCTATCCTTCTTAGCGTATTGGACCAACTATCCGGATACAGTATGGGTTTTTTTGAAACGAACGGAATGGATTCCTTAGATTCGGTCCGGGAGAAAATATTCCAATTGGCAACTTCTCCTTATTCTTCCGGAAGTATTCGCCATGATCTGAACTTTTTCGTGGGAACCACCAAGGCTGTTCGTGACAGGATTTCGGACGATACACGTTATTTGATTTCCAGATTGGAATCGGAAGCTCCAGGAAATTCTAGTTACGACGAAGTGTTGGAATACTTACAAAAATTGGTAAACCTGTTTGCTTCTCTCTCCGGACTTGCGAACGAAAGTATGAGCCGTGAAACAGGTTATTTTTTCCTGGATATGGGCAAAAGATTGGAGAGGGCACAGTTCCTTGCGAGACTGATACTTGCTACTATAGAAAGGTCTTCCATATACAATAAGAGTATGTTCGAAAGTCTTTTGAATGTGAACGACATTCGGATCACTTACAGAAGACGTTACAAATATAGAATAGAAGCGGAATCCGTAGTGGATATTCTGATATTCGACGAAAGTAATCCTCGCTCTCTCGCTTTCCAATTAGAAAGATTAAGGGAGAATACCTTATTCTCTTCATCCGGAAAAGAAGAAGAAATTTCCGAAGAGATCCAGAGACTCACCGACGTTTTAGTTCGTTTCGGAGAAGAAGATGCAAAACGTATTTTCGAATATGCCGATCCTGCCGGAGGACTTCGCAGGTGGTTAGAAGATATTCTCGCCCAATTAAAATCCGTTTCCGACGCTGTTGCCACCAAATATTTCCGCTATGTGGAAAACCAAGTTAGATTGGGAGGACCCTATGGCTGA
- a CDS encoding acyl-CoA desaturase yields the protein MEQTKKKYALKTTIFLIATPIIGVIGTGALLFTRGIPLNTWLVYLFMTAATGLAITGGYHRLFSHRAYKASLPVKLFYILFGAAAFQQSVIEWSSDHRIHHRFVDKEEDPYAITKGFWYAHILWLFENRDHRTPVNVNDLYEDKWVKFQDDHYYPIAIFMGFIFPTLLCALWGDALGGLLLAGSLRIAVNHHMTFFINSLAHYKGDQPFSDKHTAKDNWIIALFTFGEGYHNFHHEFQADYRNGIRWFDYDPTKWLINTFAFFGLASDRKTISEEQILRKKMVMEEKALRNKLEAKSQTLNQGFEERLEALRNSVQESQARMINLKSVKEEAGKKAVKEAESEYKVALNTWKRFVSGDLAPV from the coding sequence ATGGAACAAACGAAAAAGAAATACGCATTGAAGACCACAATCTTCTTAATAGCGACTCCGATCATCGGGGTCATTGGGACGGGTGCCTTATTATTTACCAGAGGTATTCCATTAAACACATGGCTTGTGTATCTATTTATGACCGCAGCTACGGGACTAGCGATCACCGGGGGATACCACCGTCTGTTTTCGCATAGAGCTTACAAAGCTTCTTTACCGGTAAAACTCTTTTATATTCTTTTCGGAGCGGCTGCGTTCCAACAATCAGTGATCGAATGGAGTTCCGACCATAGGATTCACCATAGATTCGTAGATAAGGAAGAAGATCCTTATGCGATCACGAAAGGATTCTGGTACGCTCATATTCTATGGTTATTCGAGAATAGGGACCATAGAACTCCGGTTAACGTGAACGATCTTTACGAAGACAAATGGGTGAAATTCCAAGACGATCATTATTATCCGATCGCTATTTTCATGGGATTTATCTTCCCTACTCTTCTTTGCGCTCTTTGGGGAGATGCGTTAGGTGGTTTATTATTGGCAGGTTCTTTAAGAATTGCGGTCAACCACCATATGACATTCTTTATCAATTCCTTGGCACATTATAAAGGAGATCAACCTTTCTCAGATAAACATACTGCTAAGGACAATTGGATCATAGCATTGTTCACTTTTGGCGAAGGATATCATAACTTCCACCACGAGTTTCAAGCGGATTACAGAAACGGAATTCGTTGGTTCGATTACGATCCGACCAAATGGTTGATCAATACCTTTGCATTCTTCGGTTTAGCTAGCGATAGAAAAACTATCTCTGAAGAACAGATCCTGCGTAAAAAGATGGTGATGGAGGAGAAGGCTTTACGTAACAAATTAGAAGCTAAATCCCAAACCTTAAACCAAGGATTCGAAGAAAGATTAGAAGCTCTGCGTAATTCCGTTCAGGAATCCCAAGCAAGAATGATCAATTTAAAATCTGTAAAAGAAGAAGCAGGTAAAAAAGCAGTCAAAGAAGCCGAATCGGAATACAAAGTGGCGTTGAACACTTGGAAAAGATTCGTTTCCGGAGATCTAGCACCGGTCTGA
- a CDS encoding class I SAM-dependent RNA methyltransferase, whose translation MFDQEPFGVLEIENLLPNLRGEGTLGKRKIEIPYSLPGDVYDVYKFGKRKVFYKWNPTRLEPRASSPKCPSFGECGGCSGQHLLYPDQFKLTSEPILKGLENFNTIHKGTSPAESSYSYRNRMDFAVFPGRVVGLRMSGNFRRIVPISNCSIQTDWANSEMPLFQKLLECFPELEYDRKKETGYLKYLTLRKSVFNDDSMSILTFTEDFKNEDLMDRVAEKAKEILSAKNIVFCFNRKKGEISASGEALAIRGNIYLIEEIWGKKFKIPFDGFFQPNPKEFIKILEFIRSKIKPAENLADLFCGSGFFSILFGENFSRILGIDIISSSVSAGEEFLQEVFPDKKIEFLAFDLFHKKGLERMSSANLPWKDSVVIADPPRSGLSPELCAFLNSNPVSQLIYISCNPENLLRDARILEGSYQMEEFLLCDPFPQTPHLEAVSIFSPKNR comes from the coding sequence GATCAGGAACCTTTCGGAGTTTTAGAAATTGAGAACCTTCTACCTAACTTAAGAGGAGAAGGTACATTAGGAAAAAGAAAAATAGAGATCCCTTATTCTCTTCCGGGAGACGTATACGACGTATACAAGTTCGGAAAAAGAAAAGTGTTCTATAAATGGAACCCTACCCGCTTGGAACCGAGGGCTTCGTCTCCTAAATGCCCAAGTTTCGGAGAATGTGGAGGATGTTCCGGTCAACACCTTCTCTACCCTGACCAATTCAAATTAACATCCGAGCCGATCCTAAAAGGATTAGAAAATTTTAATACGATCCACAAAGGAACTTCTCCAGCCGAATCTTCTTACTCTTACAGGAATCGTATGGACTTTGCAGTTTTTCCTGGGCGTGTCGTCGGCTTAAGGATGTCAGGAAATTTTAGAAGGATTGTGCCTATAAGTAATTGTTCCATTCAAACAGATTGGGCAAATTCCGAAATGCCTCTTTTTCAAAAACTTTTGGAATGTTTTCCGGAATTGGAATATGATCGCAAAAAAGAAACAGGTTATCTGAAATATCTCACTCTTCGCAAATCCGTCTTCAATGATGATTCCATGAGTATCCTAACTTTTACGGAAGACTTCAAGAATGAAGATCTGATGGACCGAGTAGCCGAAAAAGCAAAAGAGATCTTAAGCGCTAAAAATATAGTTTTCTGTTTCAACCGCAAAAAAGGCGAGATCTCGGCTTCCGGAGAAGCGTTAGCTATCCGAGGAAATATCTATCTGATAGAAGAGATCTGGGGTAAAAAATTTAAAATCCCTTTCGACGGATTCTTCCAGCCGAATCCGAAAGAATTCATTAAAATTTTAGAATTTATCAGATCTAAGATTAAACCTGCGGAAAATCTCGCTGACCTTTTTTGTGGAAGCGGTTTTTTCTCCATTCTTTTCGGCGAAAATTTTTCCAGGATCTTAGGGATTGATATCATATCTTCTTCCGTTTCCGCGGGCGAAGAGTTCCTACAAGAGGTCTTCCCGGATAAAAAAATAGAATTTCTCGCGTTCGATTTATTTCACAAAAAAGGACTGGAAAGAATGTCTTCGGCAAATCTTCCTTGGAAGGATTCTGTAGTGATCGCGGACCCTCCCAGAAGCGGTCTTTCCCCCGAGTTGTGTGCCTTCTTAAATTCCAACCCTGTTTCCCAGCTTATTTATATTTCCTGTAATCCGGAAAATCTTTTGAGGGATGCCCGCATTCTGGAAGGATCCTACCAAATGGAGGAATTCCTACTCTGCGATCCATTCCCTCAGACTCCCCATCTGGAAGCAGTATCCATCTTCTCCCCTAAAAATCGCTGA
- a CDS encoding transglutaminase family protein, with the protein MAEYSVRHLTHYTYEKEVSHCLNLAHLCPTSNERQICREFRIEILPKPKYTEFRTDYFGNTVYSFAVETPHNILSVTAEAKVFTSEPDKKKDQISITTSEILQKLKTVTEKEDIEAMEFVGDSAFVSRSVSYKDFLQKYLPMDRPYLESVLEYVKRFREDFKFKAGSTHIYTPLDEVLEKKEGVCQDFTHLSVAAFRSLGLPCKYVSGYIETYPPPGKPKLRGSDATHAWISVYCPGQGWFDFDPTNGKAITDEYIHTSMGRDFSDVSPLKGILFGGGKHKLKVEVDVSQLGDPTHLGNHI; encoded by the coding sequence ATGGCTGAGTATTCCGTTCGTCACTTGACCCATTATACTTACGAAAAGGAAGTTTCTCATTGTTTGAATTTGGCCCATCTTTGTCCTACTTCCAATGAAAGACAAATTTGTAGGGAATTCCGGATAGAAATACTTCCTAAACCTAAATATACAGAATTCAGAACGGACTATTTCGGGAATACGGTATACTCTTTTGCAGTAGAAACCCCACATAATATTTTGTCCGTGACTGCAGAAGCAAAGGTTTTCACTTCCGAGCCGGACAAGAAAAAAGATCAAATCTCGATTACAACCTCCGAAATATTACAAAAGTTGAAAACGGTTACCGAAAAAGAAGATATAGAAGCCATGGAATTCGTTGGCGACTCCGCCTTTGTGAGTCGATCCGTTTCTTATAAGGATTTTTTACAAAAATACCTGCCGATGGATCGTCCTTATTTGGAATCTGTTTTGGAATATGTAAAAAGATTCAGAGAAGATTTTAAGTTCAAGGCGGGAAGCACTCATATCTATACTCCTCTGGACGAGGTCTTGGAAAAAAAGGAAGGAGTCTGCCAGGACTTCACCCATCTTTCAGTGGCAGCATTCCGTTCTTTGGGCTTACCTTGTAAGTATGTATCCGGTTATATTGAAACCTATCCACCTCCTGGAAAACCTAAGTTAAGAGGAAGCGATGCTACTCATGCTTGGATCTCAGTGTATTGCCCCGGACAAGGTTGGTTCGATTTCGATCCTACGAACGGAAAAGCGATCACCGACGAATATATTCATACATCTATGGGGCGCGATTTCTCGGATGTGTCTCCTTTGAAAGGGATCTTATTCGGGGGTGGGAAGCATAAATTGAAGGTGGAAGTGGATGTCTCTCAGTTAGGAGATCCTACACATTTAGGAAATCATATCTAA